The Bradyrhizobium barranii subsp. barranii genome segment GGTGTCGGTGCGGATGTCGCGGGCGCCATAGCGGAAGCGATAGAGGTCGTTGCCGCGGACATAGGCCTGCCCGCCCGGATCGCGGATGATGATGCGATCCGGTTCGGTGTAGACGGTGCGGCCGCCTTCGATGGCCTCGCGTCGCTGGTTGTGCAGGTCGGCAATGGTGGCTCCGATCACGACACCGGCCACCACGCCCGCACCGATCGCGAGCGGTGTCAGGTCACGCTGCGGCGGGCGCGGCGGAGGTGGCAGCGGTGCGACGACTGTCGGCCTTGCCTGGAAGGCAGGCGTAACTGTCGGCGGAGCGAATTGCGCCCGGTTGGGCGGCGGCGTTGCGGCCGCCGAGCCCGGGACTGTGCTCGGCGCTGCGGCACCGGCGGGCGCCGCGGGCCGCGGCGGGAGGCCGCCGGCCTGGGGCGGCGCAGCCGGAGTTCCGGCTGCGGGCGCGCCAGCAGGAGGCGTTCCGCCCTGTTGACCAGGGGTCGGCGTCGCCGCCGGGGCTGTGCCGGGGGCGGGCGTCGGTCCTGCGCCGGGACGGCCGGGCAGCGGCGTCGGAGCGCCACCGGGGGCCGGCGTGGCCGTTGGAGCGGGCGCGGCACCGGGAGCCGGTGTCGGTGATCCTGCAGCCGGAGGCGTGCCAGGACGTCCGCCGGGCGGCGGGGTGCCCGGGCGTCCAGTCGGCGGTGCGCCGGGCGTGGCGCCCGGTGCCGGCGTTGCCGTCGGCGCAGGTGTCGCCGTCGGAGCGGGCGTGGCGGTCGGTGCAGCCGCGCCAGGGCGGGCCGCAGGCGCGGCCGGTGAAGGCGATGGCGTAGCCGCAGGTGCCGGACGTGCGGGCGCAGCTGCGGGCGGCGTTGCTGCTGCCGGCGGAGTCGGAGCGGGACGCGCGGCAGGCGGAGCTGCGGCGGGAGGCGGTGTCGGCGTGTGCGGCTGCGCGGCCGGGGGCGGCGGAGTTGGCGCAGGCGCATGCTGCTGGGGTGCCGCAGCCGGAGGCGGCGACGGCTGCTTGGGAGCTGCCGGCGGTGGGGGTGGCGGCGGAGGCGGAGGTGCCGGACGTGCCGCAGGCGGAGGAGGCGGTGGTGGAGTCGGGCGCGACGGCGCGGCAGCCGGCGGCGGCGGAGCGGGAGGATGCGGAGGTGCAGCCGCGGGCGGCGGCGCCGTGGGGCGCGCAGGAGCTGCGGGCGGTGCCGCTGCAGGAGGAGGTGGTGCGGCAGGACGTGCGCCAGGCGGCGGTCCCTTCGGCGCTTCCTTCGGAGGCTGCTTCGATTTGTCGGTCTCTGGTGGTTGTGTCTGCGCTTGC includes the following:
- a CDS encoding OmpA family protein codes for the protein MTNLRFVLLATTALTAMQFASSASHAQSAPPLVVAQAQTQPPETDKSKQPPKEAPKGPPPGARPAAPPPPAAAPPAAPARPTAPPPAAAPPHPPAPPPPAAAPSRPTPPPPPPPAARPAPPPPPPPPPPAAPKQPSPPPAAAPQQHAPAPTPPPPAAQPHTPTPPPAAAPPAARPAPTPPAAATPPAAAPARPAPAATPSPSPAAPAARPGAAAPTATPAPTATPAPTATPAPGATPGAPPTGRPGTPPPGGRPGTPPAAGSPTPAPGAAPAPTATPAPGGAPTPLPGRPGAGPTPAPGTAPAATPTPGQQGGTPPAGAPAAGTPAAPPQAGGLPPRPAAPAGAAAPSTVPGSAAATPPPNRAQFAPPTVTPAFQARPTVVAPLPPPPRPPQRDLTPLAIGAGVVAGVVIGATIADLHNQRREAIEGGRTVYTEPDRIIIRDPGGQAYVRGNDLYRFRYGARDIRTDTVGGETRTVVIRPDGSEVITVVGPDGSLLRRIRRDPGGREIIIIDNSYRDPRSVGGFYVDAPPPVVNIPYDRYIVDAEEASPDLIYQTMEAPPVQRIDRRYTLDEIRYSPNVRMQMPSIDVNTITFETGSWTIPPDQAARLQGIADGLNRAIQRNPRAVFLIEGHTDAVGNEVDNLSLSDRRAQSAAELLTQQFGVPAENLTSQGYGEQYLKEQTQGPSLINRRVTVRNITPLLNGGQASLPPPPPGTAPPR